In Solea senegalensis isolate Sse05_10M linkage group LG18, IFAPA_SoseM_1, whole genome shotgun sequence, a single window of DNA contains:
- the LOC122759652 gene encoding dual specificity protein phosphatase 13-like isoform X1 produces the protein MKWAPATANLFPEHLITSLFWQLSVTLDLVKVLYGGKRFGNHADEVWPSLFIGDMSVANDRYSLWKLGITHVLNAAHGRMHCQGSHDFYGSTVDYYGVPADDSPTFDLSRYFFPSADYIKDALNTPGAQVFVHCAVGVSRSASLVLAYLMIHHHYTLLEAINEVKEHRWIFPNRGFLKQLRALDMKLRKTP, from the exons ATGAAATGGGCCCCGGCTACTGCTAACTTATTTCCCGAGCATCTCATCACCTCGCTGTTCTGGCAGCTTTCAGTCACACTCG ATTTGGTGAAGGTCTTGTATGGTGGAAAAAGGTTTGGTAACCATGCGGATGAAGTTTGGCCCAGCCTGTTCATTGGTGACAT GTCGGTGGCCAATGATCGCTATAGTCTGTGGAAGCTCGGAATCACTCATGTTTTGAATGCGGCCCATGGGAGGATGCACTGTCAGGGGAGCCATGACTTCTATGGATCCACTGTGGATTATTATGGAGTGCCTGCAGATGACTCACCGACATTTGACCTCTCTCGCTATTTCTTTCCCTCGGCCGATTACATTAAAGATGCACTTAACACGCCTGGAG CTCAGGTTTTTGTCCACTGTGCAGTTGGAGTTAGCAGGTCTGCTTCCCTCGTCCTGGCATACCTAATGATCCACCACCATTATACCCTATTAGAGGCCATCAATGAGGTCAAAGAGCACAGGTGGATTTTTCCAAACAGAGGATTCCTCAAACAGCTTCGTGCTTTGGACATGAAACTACGCAAGACACCATGA
- the LOC122759652 gene encoding dual specificity protein phosphatase 13-like isoform X2 codes for MYMQSGMNNPEDNNTVFPATPSVKDLVKVLYGGKRFGNHADEVWPSLFIGDMSVANDRYSLWKLGITHVLNAAHGRMHCQGSHDFYGSTVDYYGVPADDSPTFDLSRYFFPSADYIKDALNTPGAQVFVHCAVGVSRSASLVLAYLMIHHHYTLLEAINEVKEHRWIFPNRGFLKQLRALDMKLRKTP; via the exons atgtacatgCAGTCAGGAATGAATAATCCAGAGGATAATAACACAGTTTTTCCTGCCACTCCTTCTGTGAAAGATTTGGTGAAGGTCTTGTATGGTGGAAAAAGGTTTGGTAACCATGCGGATGAAGTTTGGCCCAGCCTGTTCATTGGTGACAT GTCGGTGGCCAATGATCGCTATAGTCTGTGGAAGCTCGGAATCACTCATGTTTTGAATGCGGCCCATGGGAGGATGCACTGTCAGGGGAGCCATGACTTCTATGGATCCACTGTGGATTATTATGGAGTGCCTGCAGATGACTCACCGACATTTGACCTCTCTCGCTATTTCTTTCCCTCGGCCGATTACATTAAAGATGCACTTAACACGCCTGGAG CTCAGGTTTTTGTCCACTGTGCAGTTGGAGTTAGCAGGTCTGCTTCCCTCGTCCTGGCATACCTAATGATCCACCACCATTATACCCTATTAGAGGCCATCAATGAGGTCAAAGAGCACAGGTGGATTTTTCCAAACAGAGGATTCCTCAAACAGCTTCGTGCTTTGGACATGAAACTACGCAAGACACCATGA
- the LOC122758817 gene encoding dual specificity protein phosphatase 13-like — protein sequence MSSVEGKRKEYLTVKDLQKVLDSCKLHLNQVDEVWPNIYIGNVAVAQNKAALLKLGITHVLNAAHSKRGSVGNQSFYGNDFVYCGIPADDSTHFDLDVYFQPAADFIHKALKSPDGKVLVHCIMGMSRSSTLVLAYLMIYRQLSLKRALQKLIQKRAIYPNRNFLALLLDLDLQLTKRKKKTCQIL from the exons ATGTCATCTGTCGAAGGCAAGAGAAAAGAATATCTGACTGTAAAGGATTTACAGAAGGTTTTGGACTCATGCAAACTACATCTTAATCAAGTTGACGAGGTCTGGCCAAACATATACATAGGGAACGT GGCAGTAGCCCAAAACAAGGCTGCCTTGCTGAAATTAGGTATAACTCATGTATTAAACGCTGCCCACTCCAAGCGAGGCAGCGTAGGGAACCAAAGCTTTTATGGCAACGACTTTGTGTATTGTGGCATTCCAGCAGATGACTCGACACACTTTGATCTGGATGTTTACTTCCAGCCTGCAGCTGATTTCATTCATAAAGCTCTGAAGTCGCCTGATG GGAAAGTTCTGGTGCACTGCATCATGGGAATGAGCCGGTCCTCGACACTGGTGTTGGCGTACCTCATGATCTACCGTCAGCTCTCGCTCAAACGGGCTCTGCAGAAGCTGATCCAGAAGAGAGCCATCTACCCCAACAGGAACTTTCTGGCTTTGCTGTTGGATCTGGATCTGCAgctgacaaagagaaaaaagaaaacgtgtcAGATCTTGTAA
- the LOC122758816 gene encoding dual specificity phosphatase 29-like: MPRGLSCLASSEGAGTTYETPPASELHRLMWTKKGPSNHLDEVQPRIYIGDMYAAKDKRTLQAHRITHVLNAADGKFNVNTGQSFYRDTNITYYGVEAFDMSSFNMSPFFYQAANFIKNALSSPTGKVFVHCAMGLSRSSTLVLAYLMIHEHMTLVDAFKAVGANRNISPNNGFLEQLRELDKQLHYQGSSRSLC; this comes from the exons ATGCCCAGAGGCCTCAGCTGCCTGGCAAGCTCCGAAGGAGCAGGCACCACGTACGAGACTCCCCCGGCTTCAGAGCTGCACAGGCTGATGTGGACAAAGAAAGGACCCAGCAACCACCTGGATGAGGTTCAGCCCAGGATCTATATTGGAGACAT GTACGCAGCCAAAGACAAGAGGACACTCCAAGCTCACCGCATCACCCACGTGCTTAACGCTGCTGATGGGAAGTTCAACGTGAACACGGGCCAAAGCTTCTACAGAGACACCAATATCACTTACTATGGAGTGGAGGCTTTTGACATGTCATCCTTTAACATGAGTCCCTTCTTTTACCAAGCTGCCAATTTCATCAAGAACGCTTTGAGCTCACCCACAG GTAAAGTGTTCGTCCACTGCGCGATGGGTCTCAGCCGCTCGTCCACACTAGTCCTGGCCTATCTCATGATCCATGAGCACATGACGCTGGTGGACGCGTTCAAAGCCGTCGGTGCCAACAGAAACATCTCGCCAAATAACGGCTTCCTGGAGCAGCTCAGAGAGCTGGACAAACAGCTGCACTACCAGGGGTCATCGAGGAgcttgtgctga